A window of the Lolium perenne isolate Kyuss_39 chromosome 7, Kyuss_2.0, whole genome shotgun sequence genome harbors these coding sequences:
- the LOC127317814 gene encoding choline/ethanolaminephosphotransferase 1 gives MVYIGAHGVETLKRYRYSGQDHSVVAKYVLQPFWSRCVTLFPLWMPPNMITLTGFMFLLTSALLSYIYSPHLDTAPPRWVHLAHGVLLFLYQTFDAVDGKQARRTSSSSPLGELFDHGCDALACAFEALALGSTLMCGRLTFCFWIVAAVPFYLATWEHYFTNTLILPVINGPTEGLMLIYVSHLFTFFTGAEWWAQDFRKSIPLISLVPLPFVPEIPLYVIVLILMILFAVIPTVGSNIGNVQKVVDARKGSMELALAMLLPFVALLAGVAVWCYLSPSDIMRNQPHLLVIGTGSAFGYLVGRMILAHLCDEPKGLKTGMCMSLVFLPFAIANALAAKINNGTPLADELLVLVLYTVYTVGLYLHLAVSVCHEIKLALGIYCFRITRKEA, from the exons ATGGTGTACATCGGCGCGCACGGAGTGGAGACGCTGAAGCGCTACCGCTACAGCGGGCAGGACCACTCGGTGGTCGCCAAGTACGTGCTCCAGCCCTTCTGGAGCCGCTGCGTCACCCTCTTCCCGCTATGGATGCC ACCAAATATG ATCACGCTCACAGGATTTATGTTTCTACTTACATCTGCGCTGCTTAGCTAT ATTTATTCACCCCACCTTGACACAGCTCCCCCGCGGTGGGTCCATCTTGCCCATGGAGTACTCCTCTTCTTGTACCAG ACTTTCGATGCTGTTGATGGTAAACAAGCGAGGCGCACCAGCTCATCAAGTCCTCTAGGAGAACTTTTTGATCATG GATGTGATGCTCTTGCCTGTGCT TTTGAAGCTTTGGCCCTTGGAAGCACCTTGATGTGTGGAAGATTGACATTCTGTTTCTGGATTGTTGCTGCTGTTCCATTTTATCTGGCAACATGGGAACA CTACTTTACAAATACACTCATTCTTCCTGTAATAAATGGACCAACAGAAGGCCTGATGCTGATCTATGTCTCCCACCTCTTTACCTTTTTTACTG GTGCTGAATGGTGGGCGCAAGATTTTCGGAAATCTATCCCCCTAATTAGTTTGGTTCCACTTCCGTTTGTTCCAG AAATCCCCCTGTACGTTATTGTGCTGATTCTTATGATCCTGTTTGCTGTAATCCCAACAGTTGGATCCAA TATCGGTAATGTCCAAAAAGTTGTTGATGCACGAAAAGGAAGCATGGAACTAGCATTAGCAATG CTCCTTCCATTTGTTGCGCTGTTAGCTGGAGTTGCTGTCTG GTGTTATCTTTCTCCTTCTGATATCATGAGGAACCAGCCACATCTGCTTGTGATCGGAACTGGTTCTGCTTTTGGATATTTGGTT GGAAGGatgatacttgctcacttgtgtgACGAGCCCAAAGGCCTAAAAACTGGAATGTGCATG TCTCTGGTGTTTCTTCCATTCGCTATCGCAAATGCTCTGGCCGCAAAGATTAACAATGG GACCCCTTTAGCTGATGAGCTTCTGGTTCTTGTTCTGTACACTGTGTACACAG TGGGTCTGTACCTGCATCTTGCTGTTTCGGTTTGTCACGAGATCAAGCTTGCTCTTGGAATATATTGCTTCAG GATAACAAGAAAAGAGGCTTGA